A window from Zingiber officinale cultivar Zhangliang chromosome 7A, Zo_v1.1, whole genome shotgun sequence encodes these proteins:
- the LOC121999989 gene encoding uncharacterized protein LOC121999989, whose protein sequence is MASATPISPPSLLSSSSAAKLRLTPPPTAAFPSSRRTPPASRPVTVVAAIGEVSSNSTTFLVAGAIAVGLIGTAFPILFARKDICPECDGAGFIRRSEVALRANAARKDQAQIVCPNCNGLGKLRQVDK, encoded by the exons ATGGCTTCTGCAACTCCCATTTCTCCTCCCTCCCtgctctcctcctcctccgccgccaAGCTTCGCCTGACTCCACCGCCGACCGCCGCCTTCCCTTCCTCCAGAAGAACGCCGCCCGCTTCCCGACCGGTGACGGTGGTCGCGGCCATCGGAGAGGTATCCTCCAACAGCACCACCTTCCTGGTGGCCGGAGCCATCGCCGTGGGGCTCATCGGCACTGCGTTTCCAATTCTGTTCGCTCGCAAAGACAT ATGCCCGGAGTGCGACGGAGCGGGATTTATACGGCGGTCGGAGGTGGCGCTGAGGGCGAACGCGGCGAGGAAAGATCAAGCTCAAATAGTTTGCCCTAATTGTAATGGCCTGGGGAAACTGAGGCAAGTCGACAAGTAG
- the LOC121999990 gene encoding probable transcriptional regulator RABBIT EARS, whose product MEEKAKYLMIAKRRPRDEMSVFLNPSRHPDHLVVPSFSFVESPSWDEEAFARDSAHLGGCIWPPRSYSCSFCGREFRSAQALGGHMNVHRKDRAILKQYNSSASPTGSETLETSSEPCSTINQANPNPNPNSNFKVCSPIAFNGYQKEALFFEERPTLQLLNEIDLSKQVIRGTRDETNKEEEEEEEEEELFKISMNKRRRTDPDSPFLINTIGVNLHAEELDLELRLGDAPQVK is encoded by the coding sequence ATGGAGGAGAAAGCCAAGTACTTGATGATAGCAAAAAGAAGACCGAGGGACGAGATGTCGGTGTTCCTCAATCCTTCTCGGCATCCTGATCACCTTGTGGTTCCTTCTTTCTCCTTTGTCGAGTCGCCTTCGTGGGACGAAGAGGCTTTCGCGAGAGACTCTGCGCACTTGGGCGGCTGCATATGGCCTCCCCGGTCCTACTCCTGCTCCTTTTGCGGCCGAGAGTTCCGGTCGGCACAAGCCCTCGGCGGCCACATGAACGTCCACCGTAAGGACCGGGCCATACTCAAGCAGTACAACTCCAGCGCAAGCCCCACAGGATCGGAAACCTTAGAGACTAGCAGTGAGCCATGTAGTACTATCAACCAAgctaaccctaaccctaaccctaattCCAATTTCAAGGTGTGTTCACCAATTGCCTTTAATGGTTATCAAAAGGAGGCTCTTTTCTTTGAGGAGAGACCCACTTTGCAGCTGctgaatgaaattgatttgagcaAGCAAGTAATTCGAGGGACGCGAGATGAGACaaacaaagaagaagaggaggaggaggaggaggaggaattgTTTAAGataagcatgaacaaaagaagaAGAACTGATCCGGATTCGCCTTTCTTGATCAATACAATTGGAGTCAACCTCCATGCGGAGGAGTTGGATCTTGAGCTAAGGCTTGGAGATGCCCCTCAGGTTAAGTAG
- the LOC122001181 gene encoding CASP-like protein 5B3 isoform X2 translates to MKVAVGSPGTWSGLLLRTGQCAFAGTSIGVMVSTLGFSNYTAFCYLIASMGLQVLWSFGLACLDAYALKIKRDLHNPVLVSLFVVGDWVTATLSLAAACSSAGVIVLFARDVHFCTTIPHFSCGSDATEETKVLQN, encoded by the exons ATGAAGGTTGCGGTGGGAAGCCCTGGGACATGGAGTGGGTTGCTGCTGAGGACCGGGCAATGCGCCTTTGCAGGGACTTCCATTGGGGTTATGGTATCCACATTAGGGTTCTCCAACTACACCGCCTTCTG CTACTTAATTGCTTCTATGGGGCTGCAAGTTTTGTGGAGTTTTGGACTTGCATGCCTTGATGCATatgccctaaagatcaaaagagATCTCCATAACCCAGTTTTAGTTAGCTTATTCGTTGTCGGTGACTGG GTAACAGCTACTTTATCACTTGCAGCTGCTTGCTCCTCAGCTGGGGTCATAGTCTTATTTGCTAGAGATGTGCACTTCTGCACAACAATTCCTCATTTTTCATGTGGCAG CGATGCTACCGAAGAGACTAAGGTGCTGCAGAATTAG
- the LOC122001181 gene encoding CASP-like protein 5B3 isoform X1, translating into MKVAVGSPGTWSGLLLRTGQCAFAGTSIGVMVSTLGFSNYTAFCYLIASMGLQVLWSFGLACLDAYALKIKRDLHNPVLVSLFVVGDWVTATLSLAAACSSAGVIVLFARDVHFCTTIPHFSCGRFEISIVFAFVTWLLISMSSLVTFWLLASI; encoded by the exons ATGAAGGTTGCGGTGGGAAGCCCTGGGACATGGAGTGGGTTGCTGCTGAGGACCGGGCAATGCGCCTTTGCAGGGACTTCCATTGGGGTTATGGTATCCACATTAGGGTTCTCCAACTACACCGCCTTCTG CTACTTAATTGCTTCTATGGGGCTGCAAGTTTTGTGGAGTTTTGGACTTGCATGCCTTGATGCATatgccctaaagatcaaaagagATCTCCATAACCCAGTTTTAGTTAGCTTATTCGTTGTCGGTGACTGG GTAACAGCTACTTTATCACTTGCAGCTGCTTGCTCCTCAGCTGGGGTCATAGTCTTATTTGCTAGAGATGTGCACTTCTGCACAACAATTCCTCATTTTTCATGTGGCAGGTTTGAGATTTCCATCGTATTTGCATTCGTTACATGGCTGTTGATTTCCATGTCTTCGTTAGTGACATTTTGGCTTCTGGCATCAATATAA